One stretch of Gemmatimonadales bacterium DNA includes these proteins:
- a CDS encoding valine--tRNA ligase yields the protein MTAPLAPQFDPKEIEGPLYRWWLEQRLFHADPDAPGDPYVIQMPPPNVTARLHMGHGLNDTVQDVIIRFERMRGRNTLWMPGTDHAGIATQNVVEKQLAREGLTRFDLGRDAFVDRVKAFVRETGGEILTQLQALGCSADWDRTYYTLSPELSSTVREVFVRLHEKGLIYRGKYIVNWCPRCLTTLSNEEVEKEEQPSSLWHFRYPLANGVGSIVVATTRPETMLGDTGIAVHPDDPRYQAIIGELVQLPLTDRQIPIVADAAVDPAFGSGAVKVTPAHDPIDFEIGQRHGLMTIDVMTPEARMSQTVPESFQGLDRYDARRRVVAALDQLGFLEKIEPHTHAVGHCYRCGTVVEPRLSDQWFVKMAPLAKPALAAYRDGTLRFIPEFQGGVYAHWLENIRDWCISRQLWWGHRIPVWYCQHDGCRQMIVAREDPAACPSCHGPVVQDEDVLDTWFSSWLVPFTSLGWPERTASLQRFYPSHTLISAPEIIYLWVARMIMSGIEFMGEVPYTTIYLHGTVRDTQHRKMSKSLGNGIDPVAVIDRYGADALRYTVVSGMSVGTDVILDPDDLETSFASGRYFANKLWNIGRLLLGHLADGAAPLDAIAPERLTLADRWILSRLHDAIGEATSSYQSFELNHATAAIYHFLWTDFADWYLEQIKPRLYGNVDGGDVARAIAAHAFDVALRLLHPVMPFITEALWQRLPNHEGGASIVRAAWPAGSSARLDAAAVEDFTTVQRLVDAIRGVRAEYKVPPGTPVHVTIADASALAQRAIAAEGDTIRRLAKASALEAGSGGGQSGGTAVLDDGTKIIVPLGDLVDIEKECARLGAEADKLDRLIASQEGKLANEQFVSRAPAAVIEKEREKLVAWRAQVAAMRDQRRTLGCAG from the coding sequence ATGACTGCTCCGCTCGCACCGCAATTCGATCCGAAGGAGATCGAAGGGCCGCTCTATCGCTGGTGGCTCGAGCAGCGCCTCTTCCACGCCGATCCCGACGCTCCCGGCGACCCGTACGTGATCCAGATGCCGCCGCCGAACGTGACCGCGCGGCTGCACATGGGCCACGGGCTCAACGACACCGTCCAGGATGTCATCATCCGCTTCGAGCGGATGCGCGGTCGCAACACGCTCTGGATGCCGGGGACCGACCACGCCGGCATCGCCACGCAGAACGTGGTGGAGAAGCAGCTCGCCCGCGAAGGGCTGACGCGCTTCGATCTCGGGCGCGACGCCTTTGTCGACCGGGTGAAGGCGTTCGTCCGCGAGACCGGCGGCGAGATCCTCACGCAGCTCCAGGCGCTCGGCTGTTCGGCGGACTGGGATCGCACCTACTACACACTGTCGCCGGAGCTCTCCTCGACGGTCCGCGAAGTCTTTGTGCGGCTCCACGAAAAGGGGCTGATCTATCGCGGGAAGTACATCGTCAACTGGTGTCCCCGCTGCCTGACGACGCTGAGCAACGAAGAGGTCGAGAAGGAAGAACAGCCATCCTCGCTCTGGCACTTCCGGTATCCGCTGGCAAACGGCGTGGGGAGCATCGTGGTCGCCACGACACGTCCGGAGACGATGCTCGGCGACACCGGGATCGCGGTGCATCCTGATGATCCGCGCTACCAGGCGATCATCGGAGAACTGGTCCAGCTGCCGCTCACCGACCGGCAGATTCCGATCGTTGCCGATGCAGCGGTCGATCCCGCGTTCGGAAGCGGTGCGGTCAAGGTCACGCCGGCGCACGATCCGATCGACTTCGAGATCGGGCAGCGCCACGGATTGATGACGATCGACGTCATGACGCCGGAAGCGCGGATGAGCCAGACCGTGCCGGAATCGTTCCAGGGACTCGATCGCTACGACGCGCGGCGACGCGTCGTCGCGGCACTCGACCAGCTCGGATTCCTGGAGAAGATCGAGCCGCATACCCACGCCGTCGGCCACTGCTATCGCTGCGGCACCGTCGTCGAGCCGCGGCTCTCCGATCAATGGTTCGTCAAGATGGCGCCGCTCGCCAAGCCGGCGCTCGCGGCGTATCGCGACGGCACGCTTCGCTTCATTCCCGAGTTCCAGGGCGGTGTGTACGCGCACTGGCTGGAGAACATCCGCGACTGGTGCATCTCGCGACAGCTCTGGTGGGGACACCGGATTCCGGTCTGGTACTGCCAGCACGACGGCTGCCGCCAGATGATCGTCGCGCGTGAAGATCCGGCAGCGTGTCCATCGTGTCACGGCCCGGTGGTGCAGGACGAGGATGTGCTCGACACCTGGTTCTCGTCGTGGCTGGTGCCGTTCACGTCCCTCGGCTGGCCGGAGCGGACAGCGTCGTTGCAGCGATTCTATCCCAGCCACACGCTGATCTCGGCGCCGGAGATCATCTATCTCTGGGTCGCGCGGATGATCATGTCGGGGATCGAGTTCATGGGCGAGGTTCCCTACACCACGATCTACCTGCACGGCACGGTCCGCGACACGCAGCATCGCAAGATGTCGAAGTCGCTCGGCAACGGGATCGATCCGGTTGCCGTGATCGACCGATACGGCGCCGACGCGCTGCGCTACACCGTCGTCAGCGGGATGTCGGTGGGGACCGACGTGATCCTCGATCCCGACGACCTCGAGACGTCGTTCGCCTCGGGGCGGTACTTCGCCAACAAGCTGTGGAACATCGGACGGCTTCTCCTCGGACATCTGGCGGACGGAGCGGCGCCACTCGATGCCATCGCGCCGGAACGACTGACCCTCGCCGACCGCTGGATCCTGTCGCGGCTGCACGACGCGATCGGCGAGGCGACCTCGTCATACCAGTCGTTCGAGCTCAATCACGCGACCGCGGCGATCTACCATTTCCTCTGGACCGACTTCGCCGACTGGTACCTGGAACAGATCAAGCCGAGGCTCTACGGCAACGTTGACGGCGGAGATGTGGCGCGAGCCATTGCCGCGCATGCGTTCGACGTCGCCCTGCGGTTGCTGCATCCGGTGATGCCGTTCATCACCGAAGCGCTCTGGCAGCGGCTGCCGAACCACGAGGGCGGCGCATCGATCGTCCGCGCGGCGTGGCCGGCGGGCAGCTCCGCGCGGCTGGATGCCGCGGCCGTCGAAGACTTCACCACGGTACAGCGACTGGTCGATGCGATTCGCGGCGTGCGCGCCGAATACAAGGTGCCACCCGGGACGCCGGTGCACGTCACCATCGCCGATGCGAGTGCACTGGCGCAGCGTGCCATTGCCGCCGAAGGTGACACGATCCGCCGGCTGGCAAAGGCGAGTGCACTCGAAGCCGGAAGTGGTGGAGGGCAATCGGGAGGCACGGCGGTCCTCGACGACGGGACCAAGATCATCGTCCCGCTGGGCGATCTCGTCGACATCGAGAAGGAGTGCGCCCGGCTCGGCGCCGAGGCCGACAAGCTCGACAGGCTGATCGCGTCGCAGGAAGGGAAACTGGCGAACGAACAGTTCGTCTCCCGCGCGCCGGCCGCGGTGATCGAGAAGGAGCGGGAGAAACTGGTCGCGTGGCGTGCGCAGGTGGCTGCCATGCGCGATCAACGGCGCACGCTGGGATGTGCCGGCTGA
- the mug gene encoding G/U mismatch-specific DNA glycosylase, giving the protein MPRSAATPPPRPTRAELEAANDKTIRDIIAPGLDVLFCGINPGLYSGATGHHFARPGNRFWGALHAGGFTARTLHAWEERELLDVGCGITNLVARTTATAAELDREEYLAGRKQLERKVRRYTPRWVAFVGIGAYRTAFERAKATIGEQEEVIGESRIWVLPNPSGLNANHQAADLARMFGGLRRAVEG; this is encoded by the coding sequence ATGCCACGATCCGCCGCCACTCCGCCTCCCCGCCCCACGCGCGCCGAACTGGAAGCCGCCAACGACAAGACGATCCGCGACATCATTGCGCCGGGGCTCGACGTCCTCTTCTGCGGGATCAACCCTGGACTCTACTCCGGGGCGACCGGCCATCACTTCGCGCGGCCGGGGAACCGTTTCTGGGGAGCGCTCCATGCCGGCGGATTCACCGCGCGCACGCTGCACGCCTGGGAAGAGCGCGAGCTGCTCGATGTCGGCTGCGGGATCACCAACCTCGTGGCGCGCACCACGGCGACGGCGGCCGAGCTCGACCGCGAGGAATATCTCGCCGGGCGCAAGCAGCTGGAGCGGAAGGTCCGGAGGTACACGCCGCGCTGGGTGGCGTTCGTGGGGATCGGCGCGTACCGCACCGCGTTCGAGCGGGCCAAGGCGACAATCGGCGAGCAGGAGGAAGTGATCGGCGAGAGCCGGATCTGGGTGCTGCCGAATCCGAGCGGGCTCAACGCGAATCATCAGGCCGCCGACCTGGCGCGGATGTTCGGGGGGTTGCGGCGGGCGGTGGAAGGCTGA
- the thrS gene encoding threonine--tRNA ligase, whose amino-acid sequence MSGPIRVTLPDGSVREVAPGTTGAELAAAIGPGLARAAVAIRVNDQIRDLSRPLEDGDRVAILTERDADSLGVLRHSAAHILATAVREVFPDAGIGFGPAIDEGFYYDFAVPRPFTPEDLEEIEAKMAVVVANDYPFVREVVDRDEANRRFADDPLKLERISELGADETITVYTDGPFVDLCRGPHVPSTGKLKHFKLLSGAGAYWRGDSSRQMLQRIYGTAFFKKDDLAQHLSRLDEAKKRDHRVVGRHLDLFLFHPFAPGAAFWTDRGTVMINEINGYLRELQRDGYHEVRTPLLFNKALWEISGHWGKYQENMFLVLDKETGEHDFSLKPMNCPSHYLLYQAKKHSYKELPLRYNTYDVLHRNEVSGALSGLTRVRQFQQDDCHIFLMERQIQAEVHRLVQFILKYYATFGLKAALKFATRPEQRIGSDQMWDEAERSLRHALEATGLPYELKAGDGAFYGPKIDFDVEDAIGRKWQLGTIQLDYSNPERFDLSYVGEDNTEHRPVIIHRAVSGSFERFMAILIEHFAGAFPLWLAPEQVRILPIGDTQLDAARAVTERLRDAGLRAHLDDRGETLNYRIRDGELMHVPYMAVIGQREADGGTVAVRVRGAGNKQEIVPVEEFAARLLAEVRSRALAP is encoded by the coding sequence ATGTCCGGTCCGATCCGCGTCACCCTTCCCGACGGCTCCGTGCGCGAAGTCGCGCCCGGGACGACCGGAGCGGAGCTGGCGGCGGCGATCGGCCCCGGCCTCGCACGCGCCGCCGTGGCGATCCGGGTGAACGACCAGATCCGCGATCTCTCCCGCCCTCTGGAGGACGGTGATCGCGTCGCCATTCTCACCGAGCGCGATGCCGACTCCCTCGGCGTCCTGCGTCACTCCGCCGCGCACATCCTCGCGACGGCGGTGCGCGAGGTCTTTCCCGACGCGGGGATCGGTTTCGGCCCCGCGATCGACGAGGGGTTCTACTACGACTTCGCCGTGCCGCGACCGTTCACGCCAGAGGATCTCGAGGAGATCGAGGCGAAGATGGCCGTCGTCGTCGCCAACGACTATCCGTTCGTGCGCGAAGTCGTCGACCGCGACGAGGCGAATCGCCGGTTCGCCGACGATCCACTCAAGCTCGAGCGCATCTCCGAACTCGGCGCCGACGAGACGATCACCGTCTACACCGACGGTCCGTTCGTCGATCTCTGCCGCGGCCCCCACGTGCCGAGCACCGGGAAGCTGAAGCACTTCAAGCTGCTGTCGGGCGCGGGCGCGTACTGGCGTGGCGATTCGTCGCGACAGATGCTGCAGCGGATCTACGGCACTGCCTTCTTCAAGAAGGACGATCTTGCCCAGCATCTCTCGCGGCTCGATGAAGCCAAGAAGCGCGACCATCGCGTGGTTGGCCGGCATCTCGATCTCTTCCTGTTCCATCCCTTCGCGCCGGGCGCCGCCTTCTGGACCGATCGCGGCACGGTGATGATCAACGAGATCAACGGCTACCTCCGCGAGCTGCAGCGCGACGGCTACCACGAAGTGCGCACGCCGCTCCTCTTCAACAAGGCGCTCTGGGAGATCTCCGGACATTGGGGGAAGTACCAGGAGAACATGTTCCTGGTCCTCGACAAGGAAACCGGCGAGCACGACTTCTCGCTCAAGCCGATGAACTGTCCGTCGCACTACCTGTTGTATCAGGCAAAGAAGCATTCGTACAAGGAATTGCCGCTGCGCTACAACACGTACGACGTGCTGCATCGCAACGAAGTCTCCGGCGCGCTCTCCGGGCTGACCCGCGTGCGCCAGTTCCAGCAGGACGATTGCCACATCTTCCTGATGGAGCGGCAGATCCAGGCCGAGGTGCATCGACTGGTGCAGTTCATCCTCAAGTACTACGCCACCTTCGGCCTCAAGGCGGCGCTCAAGTTCGCCACGCGGCCGGAGCAGCGGATCGGCTCCGACCAGATGTGGGATGAAGCGGAGCGCTCCCTTCGTCACGCCCTCGAGGCAACTGGCCTGCCGTACGAACTCAAGGCCGGCGATGGTGCGTTCTACGGTCCCAAGATCGACTTCGACGTCGAGGACGCGATCGGCCGGAAATGGCAACTCGGCACCATCCAGCTCGACTACTCCAACCCCGAGCGCTTCGACCTCTCGTACGTCGGCGAGGACAACACCGAGCACCGTCCGGTGATCATCCACCGCGCCGTGAGCGGCTCGTTCGAGCGGTTCATGGCGATCCTGATCGAACACTTCGCCGGGGCGTTCCCGCTCTGGCTCGCACCCGAGCAGGTGCGGATCCTTCCGATCGGCGATACCCAGCTGGATGCCGCGCGCGCGGTCACGGAGCGGCTGCGCGATGCCGGGCTTCGCGCCCATCTCGACGACCGTGGCGAAACGCTCAACTACCGGATCCGCGACGGCGAGCTGATGCACGTGCCGTACATGGCGGTGATCGGTCAGCGTGAAGCGGATGGGGGAACCGTCGCGGTGCGGGTGCGCGGAGCGGGGAACAAGCAGGAGATCGTGCCGGTCGAGGAATTCGCCGCGCGGCTGCTGGCGGAGGTCAGGAGTCGGGCGCTGGCGCCGTAG
- a CDS encoding 6-bladed beta-propeller produces MRRSGTGVVVAIVLCAGGRLHGLSAQGSRDSAGIRIVENSRPQRAGAHAERLLASPLLIIGPNADTSHQFSRIAGAGRLADGRIVVADAGSRQLRFFTPAGGFIKAVGRKGDGPGEFGALGAFSILPGDTLAAGDPWGSIEYFTNTGRFIHFLDAINPPIQITPGNRLVLALMPGGYRLIASTKRPAMPSPGMRLVDSYYLAIVGGKNAVAGSIGAFPAYVLQMAHDEPVAPLFAPAAFFAANRGAVFAGFSAEYSIRVYSLSGHLDHIIRRQWSPLKVTRAVIDSFAILQSSTRGSADSATVLAAIKAAPSFATLPAFSQLIADRVGRLWVREAGMGDGWSSSPSSDTPTTWSVFDPQGLWVDDVVMPARFTPTEIGADYVLGIARDDSDVESVEIFRLAAGQ; encoded by the coding sequence GTGAGACGGTCGGGCACCGGCGTTGTCGTCGCAATCGTGCTATGCGCGGGTGGCCGATTGCACGGTCTGAGCGCGCAGGGAAGCCGCGACAGCGCCGGCATCCGGATCGTGGAAAACTCACGTCCGCAGCGTGCCGGCGCCCATGCGGAGCGCTTGCTTGCATCTCCGCTGTTGATCATCGGCCCGAATGCAGACACCAGCCACCAATTCAGCCGGATCGCCGGAGCTGGCCGTCTCGCCGATGGCCGGATCGTCGTCGCGGACGCCGGGTCTCGACAACTTCGATTCTTCACTCCTGCAGGTGGTTTCATCAAGGCCGTCGGACGAAAAGGAGACGGCCCCGGGGAATTCGGTGCACTGGGGGCATTTTCGATTCTTCCGGGCGACACCCTCGCGGCCGGCGATCCCTGGGGTTCGATCGAGTACTTCACCAATACCGGTCGCTTCATCCATTTTCTCGACGCGATCAATCCGCCCATTCAGATCACCCCGGGGAACCGCCTGGTGCTTGCGCTCATGCCTGGTGGCTACCGACTCATCGCTAGCACGAAAAGGCCAGCGATGCCGTCTCCGGGTATGCGATTGGTCGACTCCTATTACCTGGCGATCGTCGGCGGCAAGAATGCTGTCGCCGGGTCGATCGGTGCGTTCCCTGCGTACGTGCTGCAAATGGCGCACGATGAGCCGGTCGCACCGCTCTTCGCTCCGGCCGCCTTCTTCGCGGCAAATCGTGGAGCGGTGTTCGCGGGTTTTTCGGCAGAGTATTCCATCCGCGTCTATTCACTCAGCGGGCACCTGGATCACATCATTCGTCGCCAATGGTCGCCGCTGAAGGTGACCAGGGCGGTCATCGACAGTTTTGCGATCCTGCAGTCGTCGACCCGGGGATCTGCCGATTCCGCAACTGTGTTGGCGGCGATCAAGGCTGCCCCGTCGTTTGCCACGCTCCCTGCGTTTTCGCAGCTGATTGCCGATCGCGTTGGCAGGCTCTGGGTTCGCGAAGCAGGTATGGGTGACGGATGGAGCTCCAGCCCTAGCTCCGACACGCCGACCACGTGGTCCGTGTTCGACCCGCAGGGCCTATGGGTCGACGATGTGGTCATGCCCGCGCGGTTCACGCCGACGGAGATCGGTGCGGACTACGTCCTCGGGATTGCCCGCGACGACAGCGACGTGGAGAGCGTGGAGATATTCCGCCTGGCCGCCGGTCAGTGA
- a CDS encoding acetyl-CoA C-acetyltransferase gives MTDATTPVILSACRTPIGKYLGAISSIPATRLGALAIKEAVRRAGIDPQAIDDVIMGHVVQGGTGQAPARQAMIHAGLPARIPAVTINKVCGSGLKAVMLAAQAIKAGDAECVVAGGMESMSNAPHYLYNYRGGIKAGNQTIVDGMIHDGLWDSFGNNHMGEYAEYTAEKAKVSRQDQDTYAAESHRRAVAAQKAGKFDAEMVGVEIAGKGGTTTVSADESPRADTSPDSLAKLKPVFRKDGTVTAGNAPGLNDGGAATVVTSLAFAKAHGLVPMARITAYATGGGEPKDLFFAPVAAVESLMKKAGTSIGDYDLIEANEAFAVQALADGRALGWDWDRVNVNGGAIALGHPIGASGARVLATLLYAMRDRKARTGLATLCLGGGNAVALSVEAL, from the coding sequence GTGACCGACGCAACAACTCCTGTCATTCTCAGCGCCTGCCGGACCCCGATCGGCAAGTACCTCGGCGCCATCTCCTCCATCCCTGCGACGCGACTCGGTGCCTTGGCGATCAAGGAAGCGGTCCGCCGTGCCGGAATCGACCCCCAGGCAATCGACGACGTCATCATGGGCCACGTGGTCCAGGGCGGTACCGGCCAGGCGCCGGCCCGCCAGGCGATGATCCACGCCGGCCTCCCCGCGCGGATCCCCGCCGTGACGATCAACAAGGTCTGCGGCTCGGGACTCAAGGCCGTGATGCTCGCCGCGCAGGCGATCAAGGCGGGCGACGCCGAGTGCGTCGTTGCCGGCGGGATGGAATCGATGTCGAACGCGCCGCACTACCTCTACAACTACCGGGGCGGGATCAAGGCGGGAAACCAGACGATCGTCGACGGCATGATCCACGACGGACTCTGGGATTCGTTCGGCAACAACCACATGGGTGAGTACGCGGAGTACACTGCCGAGAAGGCGAAGGTGTCGCGGCAGGACCAGGACACCTACGCCGCCGAATCGCATCGTCGCGCGGTCGCGGCGCAGAAGGCGGGGAAGTTCGACGCGGAGATGGTCGGTGTCGAGATCGCGGGGAAGGGGGGCACCACCACGGTCAGCGCCGATGAATCACCGCGCGCCGACACCTCGCCCGATTCGCTCGCCAAGCTCAAGCCGGTCTTCCGGAAAGACGGCACGGTGACGGCAGGGAATGCCCCTGGTCTCAACGATGGCGGCGCCGCCACCGTCGTCACCTCGCTGGCATTCGCCAAGGCGCACGGTCTCGTTCCGATGGCGCGGATCACGGCGTATGCAACCGGCGGCGGTGAGCCGAAGGATCTCTTCTTCGCGCCGGTCGCCGCGGTCGAATCTCTGATGAAGAAGGCCGGGACGTCGATCGGCGACTACGACCTGATCGAAGCGAACGAAGCGTTCGCGGTGCAGGCGCTCGCCGATGGCCGCGCCCTCGGCTGGGACTGGGATCGCGTCAACGTCAACGGCGGAGCCATCGCGCTCGGCCATCCGATCGGTGCGTCCGGCGCGCGCGTCCTGGCGACGCTGCTCTACGCCATGCGCGACCGGAAGGCGCGCACCGGACTCGCGACCCTCTGCCTCGGCGGCGGCAACGCGGTGGCACTGTCGGTAGAGGCACTGTGA
- a CDS encoding error-prone DNA polymerase — MVGLTELRCHSAYSFGDGAVSPERLVERAAALGYTSLGLTDTADLGGIVRFGSACARHGVAPVVGAELVVDGRPLAVLARSKTGYNNLAALVTRSRSSELLGPDASRPDRGRPRLSSDDLLPRSDGLQLLTGPTSGILATLVRDDRRFEAIRLLHQWREQFGGHVAVEVHWHQTGSDELALADALIALAGKARVPWFVAQDPRYIDYGSRMVHEMLTALRQKITFDELTRRGLGHSNGGWQLLDPDTLRTRWRERDAGLAESAAIAATCAFEMQWIRPPLPTFDVEPGHDDDSYLRVCALAGARERWGDTLSRVQQEQLDRELEVIRGLGFAGFFLVMWDAVREGRRLGILCQGRGSAANSAVVYCLGITAIDPVANGLLFERFLSPARTNGMTEAPDIDVDFEHDRREEILDYMYARYHRSGSAITGVTQIYSAPTALQDGMRALGLPAELAFKLSKRLHHSSAQHGAERLVKEIGPRFSFDTTTPRAKVLLTIMRACEELPRMRSTHPGGFVLSSEPLGNYAPVEWTTMGRSIIQFDKDDLDEVGIPKFDFLGLGGLAVVRRAFDAIEAETGDRPEMYRIPIDDRPTYQMISRGDTLGTFQIESRAQISSIVLTRPEQLYDITVQVALIRPGPIQGKFVRPYTDRRRGREPVTYADPRLEPILKRTQGIPIFQEQAMAIAINLAGYTPTEADMLRRTMGNQRKEAKLTAALVELRERLVEAKLSPEVAAQIESDLRGFANYGFPESHAWSFALIAYATAWLKQNHPTAFYFGLLNSQPMGFYSVGTLLQDARRHGVPLLPPCLRDGERHCTIEAAAAGELPPLRIGWRFARGLGDRQLDALDAAQQAARFTSIADVVQRGALDRSATVALARAGAFAAWEPDRRRAAWEALRAAGDTMPLAPARDTEFMPKPMSGRHRRLLDYFANGYCLDGHPMQDLREQLQKWGVEDSITVQQRRNRDTVVVCGLIIARQRPQTAKGTIFLLLEDEHGHINVIVPVSVTGKDRDAMLSAIVIMVQGRVDKSSDDAIQQIVGERFQELQVAGLTQTSRDFH, encoded by the coding sequence ATGGTGGGACTGACCGAACTCCGGTGCCATTCCGCCTATTCCTTTGGCGATGGCGCCGTCTCACCCGAGCGGCTGGTGGAGCGCGCGGCGGCACTTGGCTATACGTCGCTCGGCCTCACTGACACCGCCGATCTGGGCGGGATCGTGCGCTTCGGCAGCGCCTGCGCCAGGCACGGTGTCGCCCCGGTGGTGGGGGCGGAGCTGGTGGTCGATGGGCGGCCGCTCGCGGTGCTGGCGCGGAGCAAGACCGGCTACAACAACCTCGCCGCGCTGGTGACGCGATCGCGCAGCAGCGAGCTGCTCGGCCCCGACGCGTCGCGCCCCGACCGCGGACGTCCGCGTCTCTCCTCCGACGATCTCCTGCCGCGCAGCGACGGATTGCAATTGCTCACCGGCCCGACGTCGGGAATTCTCGCGACACTGGTGCGCGACGATCGCCGCTTCGAGGCGATTCGCCTGCTGCATCAGTGGCGCGAACAATTCGGCGGGCATGTCGCCGTCGAAGTCCATTGGCATCAGACCGGCAGCGACGAACTCGCCCTCGCCGATGCGCTGATTGCCCTCGCCGGCAAGGCCCGGGTGCCGTGGTTCGTGGCGCAGGACCCGCGCTACATCGATTACGGCTCGCGGATGGTGCACGAGATGCTCACGGCACTCCGGCAGAAGATCACCTTCGACGAACTCACCCGGCGCGGCCTGGGACACAGCAACGGCGGGTGGCAGCTCCTCGACCCCGACACGTTGCGCACCCGCTGGCGCGAGCGCGACGCCGGCCTGGCGGAGAGCGCCGCGATCGCCGCGACGTGCGCCTTCGAGATGCAGTGGATCCGGCCACCGCTGCCAACATTCGATGTCGAACCGGGACACGACGACGACTCGTATCTCCGCGTCTGCGCACTGGCAGGTGCCCGCGAGCGGTGGGGTGACACGCTGAGCCGGGTGCAGCAGGAACAGCTCGATCGCGAACTCGAGGTCATTCGCGGGCTGGGATTTGCCGGCTTCTTCCTGGTGATGTGGGACGCAGTGCGCGAAGGGCGGCGCCTCGGCATTCTCTGCCAGGGACGCGGCAGCGCCGCCAATTCCGCCGTGGTCTATTGTCTCGGCATCACCGCGATCGATCCGGTGGCCAACGGACTCCTCTTCGAACGATTTCTTTCGCCGGCGCGCACCAACGGGATGACCGAAGCCCCGGACATCGACGTCGATTTCGAGCACGACCGGCGCGAAGAGATCCTCGACTACATGTACGCCAGGTACCACCGCAGCGGATCGGCGATCACCGGGGTGACGCAGATCTACAGCGCGCCAACAGCGCTGCAGGACGGGATGCGCGCACTTGGGCTTCCGGCGGAGCTGGCGTTCAAGCTCTCCAAGCGGCTGCATCACAGCAGCGCCCAGCATGGCGCGGAGCGGCTGGTCAAGGAGATCGGACCGCGATTCTCCTTCGACACCACGACGCCGCGGGCGAAGGTCCTCCTCACCATCATGCGCGCCTGCGAGGAGTTGCCGAGGATGCGGTCGACGCATCCCGGGGGATTCGTGCTCTCGTCGGAGCCGCTGGGGAACTATGCGCCGGTGGAGTGGACCACCATGGGGCGGTCGATCATCCAGTTCGACAAGGACGATCTCGACGAAGTGGGGATTCCGAAGTTCGACTTCCTCGGCCTCGGTGGCCTCGCGGTGGTGCGGCGCGCCTTCGACGCGATCGAGGCGGAGACCGGTGATCGCCCGGAGATGTACCGGATCCCGATCGACGACCGGCCGACGTACCAGATGATCTCGCGCGGCGACACGCTGGGGACCTTCCAGATCGAGAGTCGCGCGCAGATCTCGTCGATCGTGCTGACGAGGCCGGAGCAACTCTACGACATCACGGTGCAGGTGGCGCTGATCCGTCCGGGGCCGATCCAGGGGAAATTCGTGCGGCCATACACCGACCGGCGGCGCGGGCGCGAACCGGTGACATATGCCGATCCGCGACTGGAGCCGATCCTCAAGCGGACGCAGGGGATCCCGATCTTCCAGGAACAGGCGATGGCGATCGCGATCAACCTCGCGGGCTACACGCCGACCGAAGCCGACATGCTGCGGCGCACGATGGGAAACCAGCGGAAGGAAGCGAAGCTCACCGCGGCGCTGGTTGAGCTGCGCGAACGACTGGTGGAAGCGAAGCTCTCGCCGGAGGTCGCGGCACAGATCGAGTCCGACCTGCGTGGCTTCGCGAACTACGGCTTTCCGGAATCGCACGCCTGGAGCTTCGCGCTGATCGCCTACGCCACGGCGTGGCTCAAGCAGAATCATCCGACGGCGTTCTACTTCGGCCTGCTCAATTCACAGCCGATGGGGTTCTACTCGGTGGGAACGCTCCTGCAGGACGCGCGACGTCACGGCGTGCCGCTGCTGCCGCCGTGCCTTCGCGACGGCGAGCGGCATTGCACCATCGAGGCCGCAGCAGCGGGAGAACTCCCGCCGCTGCGAATCGGCTGGCGCTTTGCGCGTGGACTCGGCGATCGGCAGCTCGATGCCCTCGATGCCGCCCAGCAGGCGGCGCGATTCACCAGCATCGCCGATGTGGTGCAGCGCGGCGCGCTCGACCGGAGCGCCACGGTGGCGCTGGCGCGCGCGGGGGCGTTTGCCGCGTGGGAACCCGATCGCCGGCGGGCGGCGTGGGAAGCACTCCGTGCCGCGGGTGACACGATGCCGCTCGCGCCGGCGCGCGACACGGAGTTCATGCCGAAGCCGATGAGCGGCCGGCATCGCCGCCTCCTCGACTATTTCGCCAACGGCTACTGCCTCGACGGCCATCCGATGCAGGACCTGCGCGAGCAGCTGCAGAAGTGGGGAGTGGAGGACAGCATCACCGTCCAGCAGCGGAGGAACCGCGACACGGTGGTGGTGTGCGGGCTGATCATCGCGCGGCAGCGGCCGCAGACGGCGAAGGGGACGATCTTCCTCCTCCTCGAGGACGAGCATGGCCATATCAACGTGATCGTGCCGGTGAGTGTCACGGGGAAGGATCGCGACGCGATGCTCTCCGCGATCGTGATCATGGTGCAGGGGCGGGTGGACAAATCGAGCGACGACGCGATCCAGCAGATCGTGGGAGAGCGATTCCAGGAGTTGCAGGTGGCAGGGCTGACGCAGACGAGCCGGGATTTCCACTAG